One segment of Stomatobaculum sp. F0698 DNA contains the following:
- a CDS encoding PD-(D/E)XK nuclease family protein has translation MAYSFYFGTSGSGKTERAFLDIIEASLEAPEERFFVIVPEQYSMLVQKKLLELHPRHASRNLEALSLNRLAYRVFQELNRKLPPIMDESGKAMVVRRVGGMLEKDLLLWKGKVKKTGFAEQVKSMISECLQYGAAPSRFSELAEKEEKRLLAMKLRDFSLIYQGVEDFIRGKQLPKEEILGHFAACIPESKLLRNAHFLIDGFVGFTPVQYRVLEELLAVAADLRFVLSLDPGLDPDQRLPEEELFHLSTAYVRHIRDTAEKLRVPRGQDCFVTGSARLKAPELAFLDAHALRYDGVVYEGEVKAVTVAALASPEVEAAAAARNILRLVKEEGYRYRDIAVVVADFEGMGEFFSHTFLAAGIPAHLDENLSVRANPLPELLNAALLCIQEGFSPRAFFRFLHNPLVTEAWKQTALLENYMGLTGVRSFTRLKEPFSYCPRELEGADMDALNRFKEEMLGLLLPLREAFQGGEADVGEVAALLSDLMKALSVEEKLAAAALRFTERGDASRAREFSEVYAETERILTEMREVLSGERLSRADMAGVLESGLREIHIGQIPAYADRVTIGDMMRTRFLDTKVLFLLAANDNALPKRRDEGGVLSEREREKLKGEGLILAPGAKEQLYEQRFYLYRLLTEASDRLHISFSAVNRGGKAMRPSFLLRHLEQLLPGLRRAKQPDNGAFYSRSEAEELLLKALRAARKEAEAGGKTETAREAAVSLLRAYSSDEERRTEARELTASACTLYAGGKLFRETARALYGEVLTGSVTRIESFFRCPFRHFADFGLRLRQLPEFEIAQQDLGSLAHRAIELVFQAAAAEGRQLGEKSDEDLAELAAKAVEEAVAADARKLYQDSAKNRWIVKKLTRIVTGSILVMAEQLRRGAYRPSAEELQFSSQDAPGITPELSGGSMRLRGKIDRVDTAEHEGQLYIKIVDYKTGATSWEPYRILSGSQLQLLIYLSAVTELVERQYPEKQILPGAIFYAPIGDAFLDLDKVKNREDMRKAKLKELMPSGLMNSDETALSLLAGEGEDAGAFLPLKLSDGKIRLGENTVSAERFLKLQAYAKEKLKEAGEAILGGDVRALPLEEDGQLSCEYCPHRDICAFDAKITGYRARKNKKRKAEEVFAEMDAALNEEVGE, from the coding sequence GTGGCTTATTCTTTTTATTTCGGTACTTCCGGAAGCGGAAAAACCGAGCGCGCTTTTCTGGACATCATCGAGGCTTCCCTCGAGGCGCCGGAAGAGCGCTTTTTTGTCATTGTGCCGGAACAGTACAGCATGCTCGTGCAAAAGAAACTCTTGGAGCTGCACCCGCGCCATGCCTCCCGCAATTTGGAGGCACTTTCCTTAAATCGCCTTGCCTACCGGGTGTTTCAGGAGTTAAACCGGAAGCTCCCGCCCATCATGGATGAGAGCGGCAAGGCCATGGTCGTTCGGCGTGTCGGCGGTATGCTCGAAAAAGACTTGCTGCTCTGGAAGGGTAAGGTCAAAAAGACAGGTTTTGCGGAGCAGGTGAAGTCCATGATTTCGGAGTGTCTGCAGTACGGCGCCGCGCCTTCGCGCTTCTCGGAACTCGCGGAGAAGGAAGAAAAGCGCCTGCTTGCGATGAAGCTCCGCGACTTTTCTCTCATCTATCAGGGCGTCGAGGACTTTATTCGCGGAAAGCAGTTGCCGAAGGAAGAGATACTCGGGCACTTTGCGGCCTGTATCCCGGAGTCAAAGCTGCTCCGGAACGCGCACTTCTTAATCGACGGCTTTGTCGGCTTCACGCCTGTGCAGTACCGTGTTTTGGAAGAACTGCTCGCGGTTGCGGCGGATCTTCGCTTCGTGCTTTCTCTGGATCCGGGCCTCGATCCGGATCAGAGACTGCCGGAGGAAGAACTCTTTCATCTCTCGACCGCGTATGTGCGTCACATTCGGGATACTGCGGAGAAACTTCGCGTGCCCCGGGGGCAGGACTGTTTTGTCACGGGGTCCGCGCGCCTCAAGGCGCCGGAACTTGCCTTTCTGGACGCGCATGCGCTGCGCTATGACGGCGTGGTATACGAGGGAGAGGTAAAGGCGGTCACGGTTGCGGCGCTCGCCTCCCCGGAGGTAGAAGCGGCAGCTGCGGCCAGGAATATACTCCGCCTCGTCAAAGAGGAGGGCTACCGCTATCGCGACATTGCGGTCGTGGTCGCGGATTTTGAGGGCATGGGCGAATTCTTCTCGCATACTTTTCTTGCGGCGGGTATCCCCGCCCATCTCGATGAAAACCTCTCGGTGCGCGCCAACCCGCTGCCGGAACTTTTAAACGCAGCCCTGCTATGTATTCAGGAGGGCTTTTCGCCGCGCGCTTTTTTCCGTTTCTTGCACAATCCCTTGGTCACGGAAGCGTGGAAGCAGACCGCGCTGCTCGAAAATTACATGGGACTCACCGGCGTGCGGAGTTTTACGCGCCTCAAAGAGCCCTTTTCCTACTGTCCGCGCGAACTTGAGGGAGCGGACATGGACGCGTTAAATCGCTTCAAGGAGGAGATGCTGGGCCTTCTCCTGCCGCTTCGAGAAGCCTTTCAGGGCGGCGAGGCGGATGTCGGCGAGGTGGCGGCTTTATTATCCGATCTGATGAAAGCGCTCTCGGTCGAAGAGAAGCTTGCGGCCGCTGCCCTTCGCTTTACGGAGCGGGGAGATGCCTCCCGCGCAAGGGAGTTTTCGGAGGTTTATGCGGAGACGGAGCGCATTCTCACCGAGATGCGCGAAGTGCTTTCGGGCGAGAGACTGTCCCGCGCGGATATGGCGGGCGTGCTGGAGAGCGGCCTTCGGGAAATTCACATCGGCCAGATTCCGGCCTATGCGGACCGCGTGACCATAGGCGATATGATGCGCACCCGTTTTCTCGACACAAAGGTCCTTTTCCTGCTCGCGGCAAACGACAACGCGCTCCCGAAGCGACGGGATGAGGGCGGTGTGCTCAGCGAGCGAGAGCGGGAAAAACTAAAGGGAGAGGGGCTTATCCTCGCGCCCGGTGCCAAGGAACAGCTCTACGAACAGCGCTTTTACTTATACCGTCTGCTCACCGAGGCTTCGGACCGACTTCACATCAGTTTTTCCGCGGTAAACCGCGGCGGCAAGGCCATGCGCCCCTCATTCTTGCTCCGCCATTTGGAACAGCTGTTGCCGGGGCTCCGAAGGGCGAAACAGCCGGATAACGGTGCTTTTTATTCCCGCAGCGAGGCGGAGGAGCTGCTCTTAAAGGCACTCCGCGCGGCGCGCAAAGAAGCGGAGGCAGGCGGTAAAACAGAGACGGCACGCGAAGCGGCGGTTTCGCTGCTCCGCGCCTATTCATCGGACGAGGAGAGGCGCACGGAGGCCAGGGAACTCACGGCCTCCGCCTGCACGCTTTACGCGGGCGGAAAGCTGTTCCGGGAGACCGCCCGGGCTCTCTACGGGGAAGTACTCACCGGCTCCGTGACCCGCATCGAGTCGTTTTTCCGCTGCCCCTTCCGCCATTTTGCCGATTTCGGACTGCGGCTTCGTCAGCTGCCCGAATTTGAAATCGCGCAGCAGGATCTGGGTAGCCTCGCGCACCGCGCGATTGAGCTTGTGTTTCAAGCAGCGGCGGCCGAGGGAAGACAGCTCGGCGAAAAGAGCGACGAGGATCTTGCGGAACTCGCGGCCAAGGCGGTCGAGGAGGCTGTGGCGGCGGATGCGCGTAAACTCTATCAGGACAGCGCGAAAAACCGCTGGATTGTCAAAAAATTAACGAGAATTGTCACCGGGAGCATACTGGTTATGGCGGAACAGCTGCGCCGGGGAGCCTACCGTCCCTCTGCGGAAGAGCTGCAGTTCTCGAGTCAGGACGCGCCGGGGATCACACCGGAACTCAGCGGCGGAAGCATGCGGCTCCGCGGAAAGATAGACCGCGTGGATACGGCGGAACACGAGGGTCAGCTCTATATAAAAATTGTCGACTATAAGACCGGTGCGACGAGCTGGGAACCCTACCGCATTCTGAGCGGCTCGCAGTTACAGCTCCTTATCTACCTCTCGGCGGTCACAGAGCTTGTCGAGCGTCAGTACCCGGAGAAACAGATTTTGCCGGGCGCAATTTTCTATGCGCCGATCGGAGATGCCTTTTTGGATCTCGACAAGGTGAAAAACAGAGAGGATATGCGCAAGGCAAAGTTAAAGGAACTCATGCCGAGCGGGCTCATGAACAGCGATGAAACCGCGCTCTCCCTGCTCGCCGGTGAGGGAGAAGATGCCGGCGCCTTTCTGCCGCTCAAGCTGAGCGACGGAAAGATACGCCTCGGTGAGAACACGGTGAGCGCGGAGCGCTTTTTGAAACTGCAGGCCTATGCCAAGGAGAAACTGAAGGAGGCAGGTGAGGCCATACTGGGCGGCGATGTTCGCGCCCTGCCGCTCGAAGAGGACGGACAGTTGAGCTGTGAGTACTGCCCGCACCGCGATATCTGTGCCTTTGACGCCAAAATCACGGGGTATCGCGCGCGGAAAAATAAGAAGCGGAAGGCGGAAGAAGTATTTGCCGAGATGGATGCCGCGCTGAATGAGGAGGTGGGAGAATGA
- the hflX gene encoding GTPase HflX: MAELFVTEEAKERVVLIGIQQRERDGSEESLTELGELLKTAGAEPVGRLMQPREAPDPGTYFGKGKIEELKELLFSLEADAVAADDELSPAQMKNLSDALGVKVMDRTMIILDIFARHAVTAEGKLQVELAQLHYTQAHLLGMRSSLSRLGGGVGTRGPGEQKLELDRRAIRARISFLREKLGELKRHREVARAQRERSGSYIVALVGYTNAGKSTLLNRLTDAGILAENKLFATLDPTTRKLALPGGEEVLLTDTVGFIRKLPHQLIEAFHSTLEEARYADLILHVVDASSPEADTQMAVVYETLRELEALEEHSIIAVYNKTDLPGAETLPKDIHAAASVRISAATGEGLETLKELISAEKKKSRRAFEALFPYAAAGRIQSIRKQGKLLEERYEAEGIYVRAEVPNALYEQLTQEI, from the coding sequence ATGGCTGAGCTGTTTGTGACCGAAGAGGCGAAAGAACGGGTCGTGCTGATCGGCATTCAGCAGAGAGAACGGGACGGAAGCGAGGAATCGCTGACGGAGCTCGGGGAACTGCTGAAGACCGCGGGAGCAGAGCCGGTCGGCCGTCTCATGCAGCCGCGCGAAGCGCCGGATCCCGGAACCTATTTCGGAAAAGGCAAAATAGAAGAGTTGAAGGAACTGCTTTTCAGCCTTGAGGCAGATGCCGTTGCGGCGGATGATGAGTTATCACCGGCACAGATGAAAAATCTGAGCGATGCACTCGGTGTCAAGGTCATGGACAGAACCATGATTATTCTCGATATTTTTGCGCGGCACGCGGTGACGGCGGAGGGTAAGCTCCAGGTGGAGCTCGCACAACTTCATTACACGCAGGCACATCTCCTCGGCATGCGTTCGTCGCTCTCCAGACTCGGCGGCGGTGTGGGAACCAGAGGTCCGGGCGAACAGAAGCTGGAGCTCGACCGTCGCGCCATCCGCGCACGCATTAGTTTTTTGCGCGAAAAACTCGGCGAACTGAAGCGGCATCGCGAGGTCGCGCGGGCGCAGCGGGAGAGAAGCGGGAGTTATATTGTGGCCTTGGTCGGCTATACGAATGCCGGCAAGTCGACCTTGCTGAACCGGCTCACCGATGCGGGAATACTCGCGGAAAATAAGCTCTTTGCGACCCTGGATCCGACCACGCGAAAACTCGCGTTGCCGGGCGGCGAAGAAGTGCTGCTCACGGACACCGTCGGCTTCATACGGAAGCTGCCGCACCAGCTGATTGAGGCCTTCCACTCGACACTTGAGGAGGCCCGTTATGCAGACCTCATCCTGCATGTGGTCGATGCGTCTTCGCCGGAGGCGGATACGCAGATGGCTGTGGTCTATGAGACCCTGCGGGAGCTCGAAGCCTTGGAGGAGCACAGCATCATCGCGGTCTACAATAAAACGGATCTGCCGGGCGCGGAGACGCTTCCGAAGGACATCCATGCAGCGGCCTCCGTTCGCATTTCGGCGGCGACCGGAGAGGGGCTTGAGACACTCAAAGAGCTGATTTCGGCGGAAAAGAAGAAGAGTCGCCGAGCTTTTGAGGCTCTGTTTCCCTATGCTGCGGCGGGGCGCATCCAGAGCATACGAAAGCAGGGGAAGCTGCTCGAGGAGCGCTACGAGGCAGAGGGCATCTACGTGCGCGCGGAGGTTCCGAACGCACTCTATGAGCAACTCACGCAAGAAATATAA
- a CDS encoding tetratricopeptide repeat protein → MRKTRGIGIVIVLSLVVLLSGCSERRKAVQKYRSLGITELQKENYEAAIDAFRHAMDYYGTAHQDEEEADILSYLAEAEYRAGKYEEALEHYEQLLRKGGRKAAYLDLACAAAVKAGKGMEGALPYYEEAEKKGGDRELHLETLYLLAESARAGGAADELETVRAAYEKLYPSAKEDSRFLLHYGDLLVSAKKLDEAFAMYEAGETLTAADVAQQAVFRQREAICQEYRGEYADALQRFTALLESGQGNREEIEHEIAFLKTRVEGSDG, encoded by the coding sequence ATGCGGAAGACGAGGGGAATCGGGATTGTCATAGTGCTTTCCCTGGTGGTATTGCTGAGCGGATGCAGTGAGCGCAGAAAAGCGGTACAGAAATACCGTTCACTGGGCATTACGGAGTTACAGAAGGAAAACTACGAGGCGGCAATCGACGCCTTCCGTCATGCGATGGACTACTACGGGACCGCACATCAGGATGAAGAAGAGGCGGATATTCTGAGTTACCTTGCGGAGGCGGAGTACCGTGCGGGAAAGTACGAGGAGGCGTTGGAGCACTATGAGCAGTTGCTCCGAAAAGGAGGCAGAAAAGCTGCCTATTTGGATCTGGCCTGTGCCGCTGCCGTGAAGGCGGGCAAGGGCATGGAAGGCGCCCTGCCTTATTACGAAGAGGCAGAGAAAAAGGGCGGGGACCGAGAACTGCATCTGGAGACACTCTACCTGCTCGCGGAGAGTGCGCGGGCCGGAGGAGCGGCGGATGAACTGGAGACCGTGCGTGCGGCGTATGAGAAATTGTATCCGAGCGCGAAGGAGGACAGTCGCTTTCTTCTGCACTACGGAGATCTCTTGGTCAGCGCCAAAAAACTGGATGAGGCCTTTGCGATGTATGAGGCAGGCGAGACCCTGACGGCCGCCGATGTTGCGCAGCAAGCGGTTTTTCGGCAGCGCGAGGCGATTTGTCAAGAATATCGCGGGGAGTATGCGGACGCGCTGCAGCGCTTCACGGCGCTCCTTGAGAGCGGGCAGGGAAACCGGGAAGAAATAGAACATGAGATTGCGTTTTTGAAGACCAGAGTGGAGGGCAGTGATGGCTGA
- a CDS encoding dUTP diphosphatase produces MEIAIKYFSEAIERLRYIDGKSDWVDLRAAADVSLKKGEFALIPLGIAMQLPAGHEAHVVPRSSTFKNFGILQVNSMGVIDESYGGDDDQWFFPALAVRDTEIHVNDRICQFRIMEHQPVLSFREVEKLTGENRGGFGSTGIR; encoded by the coding sequence ATGGAGATTGCAATCAAGTATTTTAGCGAAGCGATCGAACGACTGCGCTATATCGACGGAAAGAGTGACTGGGTGGATCTCCGCGCGGCGGCGGATGTGAGCCTCAAAAAGGGAGAATTTGCCCTGATTCCGCTCGGCATTGCGATGCAGCTTCCGGCAGGCCATGAGGCGCATGTGGTGCCGCGCAGCTCGACCTTCAAAAATTTCGGCATTCTCCAGGTGAATTCTATGGGTGTCATCGATGAGAGTTACGGCGGGGACGATGATCAGTGGTTTTTCCCGGCGCTCGCGGTACGAGACACCGAAATTCATGTCAACGACAGAATCTGTCAGTTCCGCATCATGGAGCATCAGCCGGTGCTCTCGTTCCGGGAAGTGGAGAAACTCACGGGAGAGAACCGCGGCGGTTTCGGCAGCACCGGTATTCGGTGA
- the scpB gene encoding SMC-Scp complex subunit ScpB: MTEAEMQRQEAVVEAVLFTMGKSVETGLLAAALECTTAEAEAAAERLAKRYEANDRGVHLLRLENAWQLGTKREFYDALIRVAKEPRRQVLSQVVLETLAIIAYRQPVTKMEISKIRGVSSDHAVNKLVEYGLIYEAGRLDAPGRPALFATTEEFLRRFGVDSKQDLPSVTPDQEAEIQEEVKRELNYRFGTEEGKLGEEV, from the coding sequence ATGACAGAAGCGGAAATGCAGCGGCAGGAAGCCGTGGTAGAGGCGGTGCTCTTTACAATGGGAAAATCGGTCGAGACCGGCTTGCTTGCGGCGGCACTGGAGTGCACGACGGCGGAGGCAGAGGCCGCGGCAGAGCGACTGGCAAAGCGCTATGAGGCAAATGACCGCGGGGTTCACTTACTCCGTCTGGAGAATGCCTGGCAGCTCGGCACCAAGCGGGAGTTTTACGATGCTTTGATCCGTGTCGCAAAAGAGCCCAGACGTCAGGTTTTGAGTCAGGTTGTTCTGGAAACCCTCGCGATCATTGCCTACCGTCAACCCGTCACCAAGATGGAAATTTCAAAGATACGAGGTGTGTCTTCCGACCACGCGGTCAATAAGCTGGTCGAGTACGGACTCATCTATGAAGCCGGAAGGCTGGACGCTCCGGGGCGTCCAGCCCTCTTTGCGACCACCGAAGAATTTTTGCGGCGCTTCGGTGTGGACTCGAAGCAGGATCTGCCCTCGGTCACACCGGATCAGGAGGCGGAAATCCAGGAAGAAGTCAAGCGGGAGTTAAACTACCGCTTCGGAACGGAAGAGGGAAAACTGGGGGAGGAAGTCTGA
- a CDS encoding carbohydrate-binding domain-containing protein, which translates to MKKKHVALAAATLSLALTIGAYKSYADAATKKNAKAATESTLTNTEGATQIAASGDSIVVTGDGAVAENGKVTIRKAGTYLLSGTLEEGQLLVDAEEGAEITLVFDGFKISNSTDAPLLFESGSSITLVLKDGSENAVTDLRSSAEENKAAIYTKSDLTISGNGTLDVTGTAEDAIHSKTNVTVQGGTINLKAGDDAIHADETLTILDGKVTVLESEEGLEGLVVDIQGGDITVNASDDGLNASDGSGSDKAPGQATEGAEIRISGGVLTVKASGDGIDSNGDLIISCGTVVVDGPSDGGNAPIDYDGKGVISGGTVFVSGDSGMFQSLNDSGSTQNSIVYYLSETQAAGTKVVVADSKGNVIYENSGTTQAFNTVLFSAADLKSGENYTVTVGEQSETVSISDTVNNIGENQGGNGPQGGMNGGFERGERPDRPGKGSENGENSGSQRGERPERPGKGSENGENGGFERGDRPERPGKGGENKENGGFERGNRPERPGKGSENGENGGFERGDRPERPGKGGENKENGGFERGDRPERPGKGGENKENGGFQRGDRPERPENGGMNEAFGGQEENSNPSEKPERKRQTPPEGNRDETLAVPAEHTNTSLLLPENGTVGTSQNSERASAAEEGGETAAQGEAGKVQPAAGSESENAKSSDTTQDSSRGERSERKRPSGRMRNSGSEEDRDGELKNDLKESDSSQEGNGERRRPENGSRKGGKSGEQSGNRSERGERPERPENGSRKGGKSGEQNGSKSERGERPENGSRRGGKSGEQSGNRSERPERPENGSRRGGKSGEQSGSKGERPERPENGSRRGGKSGEQSGSKSERGERGERPDNGGRKGGKSGEQGGNKSERGERPERPENGSRKGGKSGEQSGSKGERGERPEKGGRKGGKSGEQSGNRSERGERPERPENGSRKGGKSGEQSGNRSERGERPERSENGSRRGGKSGNRRVQSKRQRGQQGSRPQQGRGRENDMNGGNGPQGFGGFGGNGPQGFGGFGGNGPQGFGGFGGNNGPQGFGGFGGNNGPQGFGGFGGNGPQGFGGFGGNGPQGFEQNGGFEENNRPERPEDSGRKNENNKKQKRSDNKKEQRSNDKSNNGKQKKVKNN; encoded by the coding sequence ATGAAGAAGAAACATGTTGCACTGGCGGCGGCAACCCTCTCTTTGGCTCTGACCATAGGGGCTTACAAGAGCTACGCAGACGCGGCGACCAAGAAAAATGCGAAGGCGGCAACAGAGTCAACGCTTACGAACACCGAGGGTGCAACGCAGATTGCGGCGAGCGGTGACAGCATTGTTGTAACAGGCGACGGTGCGGTTGCGGAAAACGGAAAGGTGACCATCCGGAAAGCCGGAACCTATCTGCTGAGCGGAACGCTTGAGGAAGGTCAGCTCCTGGTGGATGCTGAGGAAGGCGCGGAGATCACCTTGGTTTTCGACGGCTTCAAGATCAGCAACTCGACCGATGCACCGCTGCTGTTTGAGAGCGGCAGCTCGATTACTCTGGTACTGAAGGACGGCAGCGAGAATGCGGTCACGGATCTCCGGAGCAGTGCGGAGGAAAATAAGGCGGCCATCTACACAAAGTCGGATCTTACGATTTCCGGGAACGGCACCCTGGATGTGACGGGCACTGCCGAAGATGCGATTCACAGTAAGACCAATGTCACGGTGCAGGGCGGTACCATCAATCTGAAGGCAGGCGATGATGCTATCCACGCAGATGAGACTCTGACCATACTGGACGGTAAGGTAACGGTACTTGAGTCGGAGGAAGGCCTGGAGGGCCTGGTCGTGGACATTCAGGGTGGAGATATCACGGTGAATGCGAGCGATGACGGCCTCAATGCATCGGACGGCTCCGGCTCGGACAAAGCGCCGGGTCAGGCGACCGAAGGTGCGGAAATTCGCATCAGCGGCGGCGTACTCACGGTCAAAGCGAGTGGTGACGGTATTGATTCGAACGGCGACCTCATCATCAGCTGCGGAACGGTTGTGGTAGACGGCCCCTCGGACGGCGGGAACGCACCGATTGATTATGACGGCAAGGGCGTGATCAGCGGCGGCACGGTCTTTGTGAGCGGCGACAGCGGTATGTTCCAGAGCTTAAATGACAGCGGTTCTACCCAGAACAGCATTGTCTATTATCTCTCGGAGACGCAGGCCGCGGGAACCAAGGTTGTCGTTGCGGATTCTAAGGGAAATGTCATTTACGAGAACAGCGGCACCACGCAGGCGTTTAATACCGTACTCTTCAGCGCGGCGGATTTAAAGAGCGGAGAGAACTATACCGTGACCGTCGGTGAGCAGAGCGAAACGGTGAGCATCAGCGATACCGTAAACAACATCGGCGAAAACCAGGGCGGGAACGGCCCGCAGGGCGGCATGAACGGCGGCTTTGAACGCGGCGAGCGCCCGGATCGCCCGGGTAAGGGCAGCGAAAACGGAGAGAACAGCGGTTCTCAGCGCGGCGAGCGTCCGGAGCGCCCGGGTAAGGGCAGCGAAAACGGAGAAAACGGCGGTTTTGAGCGCGGAGATCGTCCGGAGCGCCCGGGTAAGGGCGGCGAAAATAAAGAGAACGGCGGCTTTGAACGCGGCAATCGTCCGGAGCGCCCCGGTAAGGGCAGCGAAAACGGAGAGAACGGCGGTTTTGAGCGCGGAGATCGTCCGGAGCGCCCGGGTAAGGGCGGCGAAAATAAAGAGAACGGCGGTTTTGAGCGCGGAGATCGTCCGGAGCGCCCGGGTAAGGGCGGCGAAAATAAAGAGAACGGCGGTTTTCAGCGCGGAGATCGTCCGGAGCGTCCGGAAAACGGTGGCATGAACGAAGCATTCGGCGGACAGGAGGAGAATTCGAATCCGAGTGAGAAGCCGGAGCGGAAGCGTCAAACGCCGCCGGAAGGGAATCGCGATGAGACGCTCGCTGTTCCTGCGGAACACACGAATACGAGTCTACTCCTTCCGGAGAATGGGACGGTAGGTACGAGCCAGAACAGTGAGCGCGCATCAGCGGCGGAAGAGGGCGGAGAAACAGCGGCACAGGGCGAAGCGGGAAAGGTTCAGCCGGCAGCCGGAAGCGAGAGTGAAAATGCGAAAAGCAGCGATACAACGCAGGATAGTTCGCGTGGCGAAAGAAGCGAGAGAAAGCGCCCGTCCGGCAGGATGCGGAACAGTGGCTCCGAAGAAGACAGAGACGGAGAACTGAAGAATGATTTAAAGGAAAGTGATAGCTCGCAGGAAGGAAACGGTGAGAGAAGGCGCCCGGAGAACGGCAGCCGAAAGGGCGGCAAGTCCGGGGAGCAGAGCGGAAACAGAAGCGAGCGCGGTGAGCGTCCGGAACGCCCGGAGAACGGCAGCCGAAAGGGCGGCAAGTCGGGCGAGCAGAACGGAAGTAAGAGCGAGCGCGGTGAGCGTCCGGAGAACGGTAGCCGCAGGGGCGGCAAGTCCGGGGAGCAGAGCGGAAACAGAAGCGAGCGCCCGGAGCGCCCGGAGAACGGCAGCCGCAGGGGCGGCAAGTCGGGCGAGCAGAGCGGAAGTAAGGGCGAGCGCCCGGAGCGCCCGGAGAACGGCAGCCGCAGGGGTGGCAAGTCCGGGGAGCAGAGCGGAAGTAAGAGCGAGCGCGGTGAGCGCGGTGAGCGCCCGGATAACGGCGGCCGAAAGGGTGGCAAGTCCGGGGAGCAGGGCGGAAATAAGAGCGAGCGCGGCGAGCGCCCGGAGCGCCCGGAGAACGGCAGCCGAAAGGGCGGCAAGTCCGGGGAGCAGAGCGGAAGTAAGGGCGAGCGCGGTGAGCGCCCGGAGAAAGGCGGCCGAAAGGGCGGCAAGTCCGGCGAGCAGAGCGGAAACAGAAGCGAGCGCGGCGAACGTCCGGAACGCCCGGAGAACGGCAGCCGAAAGGGCGGCAAGTCCGGGGAGCAGAGCGGAAACAGAAGCGAGCGCGGCGAACGTCCGGAGCGCTCGGAGAACGGCAGCCGAAGAGGCGGCAAGTCCGGAAACCGACGCGTGCAGAGTAAACGTCAGCGCGGACAGCAGGGAAGCAGACCGCAGCAGGGCCGAGGAAGAGAGAATGATATGAACGGCGGAAACGGTCCGCAGGGCTTCGGTGGCTTCGGAGGAAACGGTCCGCAGGGCTTCGGTGGCTTCGGCGGAAACGGCCCGCAGGGCTTCGGTGGCTTCGGCGGAAACAACGGCCCGCAGGGCTTCGGCGGCTTCGGCGGAAACAACGGCCCGCAGGGCTTCGGCGGCTTCGGCGGAAACGGTCCGCAGGGCTTCGGTGGCTTTGGTGGAAACGGCCCGCAGGGCTTTGAGCAGAACGGCGGGTTTGAAGAGAACAATCGTCCGGAGCGCCCTGAGGACAGCGGAAGAAAGAACGAAAACAACAAGAAGCAGAAGCGTTCAGACAATAAGAAGGAGCAGAGATCGAACGACAAGAGTAATAACGGCAAGCAGAAGAAAGTAAAGAACAACTGA
- a CDS encoding orotate phosphoribosyltransferase, producing MQEINYTKIYTAGCDAPLKIRKGHFASNHAHINYYIDVTTLKTRSGEAKEIARFLTGTYLFGTVIDTIVCMEGTDVIGAYLADELTKEGFLSTNAHKTMYVVHPEFNSNSQLIFRNNLLPEIAGKNIMVLMSSITTGRTLDKVLECIQYYGGTLAGVSSIFSAFETYHDIPISAVFGKKDIPDYASYDYRECPLCRDGKKVDALVNAYGFAPLGEN from the coding sequence ATGCAAGAAATCAATTATACAAAGATTTACACTGCCGGTTGTGATGCGCCTCTCAAGATTCGGAAAGGACATTTCGCCTCGAATCATGCACACATCAACTATTACATCGATGTGACGACCTTGAAGACAAGAAGCGGTGAGGCAAAGGAAATAGCGCGCTTTTTGACAGGTACCTATCTCTTCGGAACGGTGATAGATACCATTGTCTGCATGGAGGGAACGGATGTGATCGGTGCCTACCTCGCGGATGAGTTGACCAAAGAGGGCTTCCTCTCGACGAATGCGCACAAGACCATGTATGTGGTGCATCCGGAATTCAACTCGAACTCCCAGCTCATCTTCCGCAACAACCTGCTCCCGGAGATTGCAGGCAAGAACATCATGGTGCTGATGTCCAGTATCACGACGGGACGCACGCTCGATAAGGTGCTCGAGTGTATCCAGTACTACGGCGGAACCCTTGCGGGTGTATCGTCTATCTTCAGTGCCTTTGAGACCTACCACGATATTCCGATTTCCGCAGTGTTCGGGAAAAAGGATATCCCGGACTATGCATCCTATGATTACCGGGAATGCCCGCTTTGCCGTGACGGGAAAAAGGTGGATGCGCTGGTGAATGCATACGGCTTTGCACCGCTCGGCGAAAACTGA